One genomic window of Myxococcales bacterium includes the following:
- a CDS encoding aminopeptidase, producing MPKSKLFKEVQEKLSRQVHPAHDQYPPATRKAVDPFCKTYLDFLNRAKTERLAVAEIERTAQKAGFKALGPKTRGAKVYQTYRGKAAAIAYLGSQPLENGINLVVSHIDSPRLDLKPNPLYEDLGLALLKTHYYGGIRKHQWVARPLALYGVVVRHDGQTVKVALGDQSDEPCLTITDLLPHLSANAQNGKKFSEAIPGEKLNVVVAGRPLGDPADGKNRIKYHVLQLLQQKYGMKEEDFISAELEIVPAGPAREVGLDRSLIGAYGQDDRICAYTALRAITDLATTPKRTAVALFLDKEEIGSYGNTGADARFLLDFVGDLLARLGLGDERSIRRVLAGSQVLSADVNAAIDPEWPEVHDKLNAAQLGGGICLTKYTGSRGKSGGSDANAEFVGKIRRLLNEAKVPWQIGELGKTDEGGGGTVALFFAGYGADVLDAGPALLSMHSPFELAHKDDVYSAYLTYKTFYGKA from the coding sequence ATGCCGAAAAGCAAACTATTCAAAGAGGTTCAAGAAAAACTGAGCCGCCAGGTTCATCCGGCGCACGACCAATATCCGCCGGCGACCCGCAAAGCGGTCGATCCGTTCTGCAAAACGTACCTCGATTTTTTGAACCGGGCGAAAACCGAACGGTTGGCTGTCGCCGAGATCGAACGCACCGCGCAAAAAGCCGGCTTCAAGGCTCTCGGGCCTAAAACCCGCGGTGCCAAGGTCTATCAAACCTATCGCGGCAAAGCCGCCGCCATCGCCTACCTCGGTTCGCAGCCGCTGGAAAACGGCATCAACCTGGTCGTCAGCCACATCGATTCGCCGCGCCTGGACCTCAAGCCCAATCCTCTCTATGAGGATCTGGGCCTGGCGCTGCTCAAAACGCACTACTACGGCGGGATCCGCAAGCATCAATGGGTGGCGCGGCCGCTGGCGCTTTACGGCGTGGTCGTCCGCCACGACGGCCAGACGGTGAAAGTGGCGCTGGGCGACCAGTCCGACGAACCGTGCCTGACCATCACCGACCTGCTGCCGCACCTGTCGGCCAACGCCCAGAACGGCAAGAAATTCTCCGAGGCCATCCCGGGCGAAAAATTGAACGTGGTCGTCGCCGGTCGCCCCCTCGGCGATCCCGCGGACGGCAAAAACCGCATCAAATACCACGTGCTGCAATTGCTGCAGCAAAAATACGGCATGAAGGAAGAGGATTTCATCAGCGCCGAACTGGAAATCGTGCCCGCCGGCCCGGCCCGCGAGGTCGGCCTGGACCGGTCGCTGATCGGCGCGTACGGCCAGGATGACCGCATCTGCGCCTACACCGCTTTGCGCGCGATCACCGATCTGGCCACGACGCCCAAGCGGACCGCCGTCGCGCTCTTCCTCGATAAGGAGGAGATCGGCTCGTACGGCAATACCGGCGCGGATGCGCGATTCCTGCTGGACTTCGTCGGCGATCTGCTGGCGCGGCTCGGCCTGGGCGACGAACGCTCCATCCGACGCGTCCTCGCCGGCAGCCAGGTGCTCAGCGCCGACGTCAACGCGGCGATCGATCCGGAATGGCCGGAGGTGCACGACAAGCTCAACGCGGCGCAGCTCGGCGGCGGCATCTGCCTGACCAAGTACACCGGCTCGCGCGGCAAGTCCGGCGGATCCGACGCGAACGCCGAGTTCGTCGGCAAGATTCGGCGGCTGCTCAACGAGGCTAAGGTTCCCTGGCAGATCGGCGAACTGGGAAAAACCGACGAAGGCGGCGGCGGCACCGTCGCGTTGTTTTTCGCGGGGTACGGCGCCGACGTGCTGGACGCCGGCCCGGCGCTGTTGTCGATGCACAGCCCGTTCGAACTGGCGCACAAGGACGATGTGTACAGCGCCTACCTGACGTACAAGACCTTTTACGGCAAGGCGTGA